A genomic region of bacterium CG_4_10_14_0_2_um_filter_33_32 contains the following coding sequences:
- a CDS encoding ferredoxin, producing MTIKKQKNNIPGWKELKIGGVSEGGSAKDFLTGDWRQERPVINSKKCKQCFTCWGYCPEAAFITKNNKIIGINYLHCKGCGICAKECPNKAIDMVKEIK from the coding sequence ATGACAATCAAAAAACAAAAAAATAATATTCCAGGCTGGAAAGAATTAAAAATAGGCGGGGTTTCAGAAGGCGGTTCTGCAAAAGATTTTTTAACCGGCGACTGGAGACAAGAAAGGCCAGTAATTAATTCTAAAAAATGTAAACAGTGTTTTACTTGTTGGGGCTATTGTCCGGAAGCGGCCTTTATCACAAAAAATAACAAAATCATCGGGATTAATTATCTGCATTGCAAAGGCTGTGGCATTTGTGCTAAAGAATGTCCCAATAAAGCCATTGATATGGTTAAAGAAATAAAATAA
- a CDS encoding pyruvate synthase — MKNTIEIRWHARGGQGAKTASLLFAEAMLELGKYIQAFPDYGPERTGAPIRAYNRISNKPIRNYSAVTSPDMVIVLDPTLLKNPNTIVGIKEDGVIIINTEKKVQEIKSNLGVNNKIITVPASKISLDILGKNIPNTVMLGALVKALDLEFKELQKGLKTRLLIKFRKKSEYIKKNLKAIEQAYKLS, encoded by the coding sequence ATGAAAAATACAATTGAAATCAGATGGCATGCAAGAGGTGGACAAGGAGCAAAGACTGCTTCTCTTCTTTTTGCAGAAGCAATGCTTGAGTTGGGAAAATATATACAAGCCTTTCCTGATTATGGTCCGGAAAGAACAGGCGCGCCAATAAGAGCTTATAATCGTATTTCAAATAAACCCATAAGAAATTATTCTGCGGTTACAAGCCCTGATATGGTTATTGTTTTAGATCCCACTTTATTAAAAAATCCAAATACAATTGTTGGTATAAAGGAAGATGGAGTTATTATTATTAATACCGAAAAAAAAGTACAGGAAATTAAAAGTAATTTAGGGGTTAACAATAAGATAATAACTGTTCCGGCCTCTAAGATTTCATTAGATATATTAGGCAAAAATATTCCAAACACTGTAATGCTCGGAGCGCTTGTTAAAGCTTTAGATTTAGAATTTAAAGAACTTCAAAAAGGATTAAAGACAAGGCTTTTGATAAAATTTAGAAAAAAGTCCGAATATATTAAAAAAAATTTAAAAGCAATTGAGCAAGCATATAAATTAAGTTAA